TGTTTTTGAACTTCCTGTTAAATTACCACAATACTTAGTTGATGAAATTACAGATATGGCTTTGAAAGCATACAAGGCATTAGGAATGAAGGGAATGGCTCGGATTGACTTTTTAGTTGACAGCAATAATGTCCCTTATCTTGGTGAACCAAATACATTACCAGGATTTACTAACATTAGTCTGTACCCTCAAATGTGGGAAGTTTCTGGTATTTCATATACTGACTTGATTGATCGGTTAATTCAATTAGGATTACAAGAATTTGAACGAAACAGCAAGATTAAATACGACTTCCGTAAGCTTGGTACTGAACGTGTTGGTCAAAAGAAATATAACGAAGACTAAATGAGACTCCGAGGAGACGTATTAAAACAAATTCGTCGCAAGCGTGGATTGTCCCAAACGGCTTTAGCTGAAGGGATTTGTACTCAAGCGACAATCAGCCTAATGGAAAAACAAAATCGCTTACCCAAAATGGATATTTTAACGGCAATATGTGAACGCTTAAATATTTCTTCTGATCGAATTGTCGAAAATGAAGTTAGTGGAATTAATGAAACATTCAACCAAATCGTTGATAATTTGATTTCACGCAATTTTGAAGATGCTTCAGCGCTTTTGAAGAAGGTTCATGTAAAAAATCTAGAAAGTGATTTTGATAAACAACGTTACTACTATCTAGTAGGAATGGTTCAAGTTGAAAGTAATCAAATTGATGAAGCCATTTTTAATTTTGAACTTGTTTTAACTCAATTTGCTACTACTAGTGCTAATATTTATTTAGCTATGACAACTGCAGGAATGGCGCTTGCTTACTTAAAACGTGGTGATAAAGAACGGGCAGCACGGTTAACTAACCGGTCTGTAAAACTGATTGATAATAAAAAATTGATTGGGAGCCTTTATCAATGGGCATCAATTGATTGTCAAATTGCAGAATTATATCTGCAACTTGAAGACCCTGATAACGCTATTGAAGTTGCTAATAAGGGAATTGAACTTTGTCGGGAACATGATTCATTATTCTTATTAGATGAACTATATCTTTGTATAGGTCGTAGCTACATCCTAAAGAACGACAAGGAAGAAGCTAAAAAGGCTTTAAAGATTGCTGAAAGTCTTAGCATTGCTCGTAATGGATCAGTAGCAGAAGATACAATTCTATTAGAGTTAAAGAATTTAGAAATTTAAGTCCCGAAATGTCAATTTAAGTTAGAAAAAAAGTAGTTGCTCATCAGTGACATACTTCATGAATACCTCGTAAGGTGTTTGATAGCCCAATGACTTGCGAGGAATGTTGTTCCGGTAACTCATTATTTGAGCAACCTCTTCATCAGCTAGGTGGCGGAGATCGCGGCCTTTGTGGAGCCCATCGCGCCGCAGAAGGCCGTTGTTGTTCTCGTTTAACCCCCGTTGGTTAGGTGCCCCCACCTCGGCAAAGTAGGTCTGGAGGTCAAATTGGTTGGCAATTACTCGCCAGTCAGCGAACTCCTTCCCATTGTCGAAGGTAATCGACTTGAAGAAGTGGGGTGGAAACTTTGCCAACCATTCCTGTAAGTGCTGGATCACACTGGTGGCCGTCTTACTATGGACGTTAAGCTTAACGTCCATAGTAAGACGGCCACCAGTGTGATCCAGCACTTACAGGAATGGTTGGCAAAGTTTCCACCCCACTTCTTCAAGTCGATTACCTTCGACAATGGGAAGGAGTTCGCTGACTGGCGAGTAATTGCCAACCAATTTGACCTCCAGACCTACTTTGCCGAGGTGGGGGCACCTAACCAACGGGGGTTAAACGAGAACAACAACGGCCTTCTGCGGCGCGATGGGCTCCACAAAGGCCGCGATCTCCGCCACCTAGCTGATGAAGAGGTTGCTCAAATAATGAGTTACCGGAACAACATTCCTCGCAAGTCATTGGGCTATCAAACACCTTACGAGGTATTCATGAAGTATGTCACTGATGAGCAACTACTTTTTTTCTAAATTAGTCGATTGGCGACTAATTTTATAAATAATTTAAAATCCGGACTACGATTTTTGAATCGATCAAAAATCATAGTCCGGATTTTACTGTTAGAGAACCAAGAATTAATAGTTAATTCCCAGTCTCTTGGACATTGCCCAATTATCTACACAATTAAAAACTAAAACCCCAGCAATGGTATATTTAATTTTAGGGAAACAACAGGTCCTTCAACAGCAGGCAATTGATGCCTTTATAAGCCTTATTCCAGAGAATGAACAGGTTATGAATGTTGGTCGATATGATATGGAAGCCACACCATTGGCAGTTGCTTTGGATGATGCGATGGCGACTCCATTTTTTGGTGAACGACGATTAGTTATTATCAATAAACCGTTCTTCTTAACTGGTGAGAAAAGACATTCGAAAGTTGAACATGATTTGGATAGCTTAAAAAAGTATCTTGAACACCCTGAACCGTCTACAATTTTAGTTTTTGCGGCCCCTTATGAAAAGCTTGATGGACGAAAAGGGATTGTAAAGCAATTAAAGAAGACAGCAGTTTTAGTTGATGCTAGTCCACTTGATGAACGAGCAGCTCGTCAAAGAGTGAGAACTCAATTATCAACTGCTGGTTTTGAAATATCAGAAGCTGCTTTGGATGAGTTGGTTCAACGGACTAATGCGGATTATGGGATGATGGATGCAAGCTTAACTAAATTAAAGATTTTGGCTTACCATGAAAAAAAGATTGATCAAAACATGGTAGCCGCTCTAGTTCCGCAATCATTAGATGAAAATGTATTTGATTTAGTCACTGCGGTTCTTAAGCATAATCAAATAAAGGCCTTAGATCTCTATCAACAGCTATTAGCGGGCCAGCAACCGCCGTTAAGGATTAATGCAGTGCTAGTAGGGCAGTTTCGGCTGTTGATTCAAATAAAAGTATTAAGTAAACGCGGCCTTACGCAAGGGAGTCTAGCGAGTCAGCTTAATGTCCATCCTTATCGGATTAAATTGGGATTAAAAACTGCGCGTGATTTCTCAATGCAGGCGTTAGAAAACGCCTATTTGGGATTAATTCGTATTGAACAATCGTTAAAAACGACACAACGCGATCCTTCACTTTTGTTTCAGTTATTTATGTTACAGTATTCTCAGCAGAGCAAAGGAGCATGAGTGCTGATATGTTTATTGATGGCGATTTTATGTTACAGTTTACAAAAAAATTGGACAACTATTACGGCGAATAAGCAAATGGAAGTTACTCAAAAAATATTAGTTTACCCTGATGAATTAAAATTCAATGGAAATTTTATGACAGGAACTGCAATCGACATTCAAACTGGACAACGTGAAGCAATAATGATGTCGTTTAAGTCACCCCAGATGCTAAAAAATATTGATAAGCTTACAACACCCTCGATATGGCTTATTAATGGGCAATTAAAACCGATTATTCCCCGTACAAATGAAAATCAATTTGATAATTTGACTTATAATCACCATCGCCGGATCTGTAATCAAGTTCAAATTAACCGGGTAGAGCAAATGGTTAGGCAAAAAAGAGGAATAGTTGGCTGGTGTCATACATTAAGAAAGCGAATCGGCCTCTACTTTGAAACTTTACCGCCTCCTCTTAGTACGTATTGCCAACAATTAATAATTGGTAGCAGTAATGAGGATTCGGCTGAATTAATGGTAAGTATTAAAAGGCTTGGTCTGCTTCATCTTTTTTGCATTTCAGGAATGCATATCGTGCTTTTCACTGATTTATTACGGCGGCTGTTAGTTCATTTATGGTGGCGTAAAGAATCAATTGATTTATTTTTAATTATCATTTTACCGTTTTATCTTCTCGTTGGTGGTGGAGCAACAAGCTTGATAAGAGCAACCATTATGGCTGAGCTTGGTCTTCTTCATCGATATTTAAATTTGGACAGTCTTGATGGATGGGCACTGAGCTTATTAATTGGATTAGTTATTGATCCGTTGCTATTGCTTACATTAGGCGGTCAATTAAGCTATTTGCTTTCTTTTATTCTTCAAGTTCTTCCAGAATCAGTACGTGGTTTTAAGCAGTCTTTATTATTGAATTTAATTAGTTTGCCTTCGTTATTGAGTTATGTATATGAGGTTCATCTTCTGAGTTTTGGGGTTAGTTATTTAATAATTCCGCTATTTTCGACAGTTGTTTTTCCAGCGGTCTTGGTTGGGGCACTTAGTTTTAAGCTTTTTGAACCACTCGCGTATCTAATTAATGCTGGTTTAAAATGTTTTCAATATATTTTAAATTGGTTATCTGATTTTCCAGGAATGATTCATTTTGGGAAGCCACCGTTAATTTTGGCCCTTCTATTATTTGCGGCATCTTTATTTGTTATTTCTCAAGAGACATCTTTAAAATCATGGAAGATATTAGCCTTATTGTATGTAATTACTGGAGGGATAATTCATTTTCCACTTAATGGCGAAGTTACCTTTGTTGATATTGGACAGGGGGACTCGATAATTATTAGAGAACCTTTTAATCGACGGGTAACAATGATTGATACAGGAGGCAAATTAAATTTTAAAAAGCCGGATTGGGCGACTTCAAAGCATTCTCAAGATGATGCCCAACGAATAACCATTAATTATTTGAAAAGTAAAGGCATCAGGCAAATTGATAATATTTGTTTAACTCACCATGATGCAGATCATATCGGCTATTTAACAACGATTTTGGATAATATAGCAGTGAAAAGACTGATTGTCCCAGCGGGGATGGAAAGACAACCAGCACTTCTTAATAAAGTAAGGACTGCTGAAAAGTCATCGCCAATGATAATTCCGGTGACTGATAATGTTAAGTTGTCATCATTTCCATTGCAAATTCTACATCCTTTTGTTCCGGGTGAAGGGAAAAATGAAGATTCTTTAGTGTTAGCTGGGAAATTTGGTGGGAAAAGATTCCTTTTTACTGGGGATTTGGACCAGGAAAATGAAGAAAAAGTTATTCAAAAGTATCCGCAACTAAAGTCAGATATCTTAAAAGCTGGTCATCATGGCAGTAAAACTGCTAGTAGTTATTTATTTTTGCAGACAGTTGCTCCTAAGTATGCGATAATTTCAGCTGGACGATTTAATAGGTATCGCCATCCTGATGAAATAACAATAAAAAATTTTCAAAGATTAAATATTAATTACTTATCAACGCAGCAATTTGGAATGATACAATATGTATACCATGGTCGAAATGGAAAAATAAAAACAACATTGAGGGGAGATGAGACAAGTTGGACATTGCCCAATTATCTACACAATTAAATGAAACCGAGAATTGATTGGGACCAGTATTTTATGATTCAAGCAGCTTTATTGGCGTCGCGAAGTACCTGCAACCGCCTTTCAGTAGGTGCAGTTTTAGTTCGTGATAAGCGAATAATTGCCGGTGGGTACAATGGATCAGTTGCTGGCGATGCACATTGTATTGATGAAGGCTGCTATTTACGTGATGGACATTGTGTACGAACTATTCATGCAGAAATGAATGCTCTTTTACAGTGTGCTAAGTTTGGTATTTCTGCTGATGGGGCAAGTATTTATGTAACAGATTTTCCTTGTTTACAATGTACCAAAAGTTTATTGCAGACTGGAATTAAGGAGATAAATTATATTCGTAATTATCACAATGATGATTATGCAATGAAATTACTTAAACTAAAAAATGTTGCGCTTCATCAGATTAAATTAGATAGTGATATTTTAGAAGAGGTCGATCTGGACCAGTATATCAACCCAGATCAAAAATAGATGCAGCAATTATCAGAATTATGGATAAAATATCGAGTACAAGTGCTGATGATAGTGATTGCTGCAGTAGTTGGGGGATATTGGATACTTAATAAAAATAATAACGATGCTTTAATTTCAAATACTAATGCTGTTTTAACAAGTAGCGAAACAGGAAGTAGTTTAACTTCTACCACTACGATGAAAGGGACCGTTGCAATTGATATAAAGGGTGCCGTAAAAATGCCCGGAGTTTATGAATTGAAAGCAGATGATCGTGTGAACGAAGCCTTGAAAGCGGCAGGTGGACCACTACCCAATGCAGACTTGCGCCAAGTAAATCTTGCTAAACAATTAACAGACCAGCAGATGATCTATATTCCTCTTCAAGGCGAAACGCCAATAGTTTCCAGCAGTACAGAACCATCAGCAGCTAATAATGAAAATGGCAGCGATAGTTCTGCAAAGATAAATCTAAACACGGCTACCAAAGAACAACTATGTCAAATTACAGGGATTGGCGATAAAAAAGCCGATTTAATATTGCAATATCGACAAGAACACGGTCAATTTAAGAGTATTGACGAACTTAAAGAAATAAATGGTTTTGGCGAAAAAACTGTTGCTAAACTAAAAGATCACCTATCTATCTAGTTGCGACGGATAGGAATTATTTTAGGGCTTGTCCTTTTACTAGGCTGCTTTTTGTTCTGGCCCCTAAATTCTTATATTGAAAGTCCGGGAACAGCTGCTGATTTACAGTCTTTTGTTAAAATAAAGGGACACCCCGATCGATATAAGGGAAGTTTTATGTTGACGTCGGTGGCGATTCAACGTGCCCATCCTGCAACATATTTATATGCCAAAATGATGCCCTATATGTCAATTGAGAGTGCGGAAGATGTAACTGGTGGTCAAAATAGTGCAACGTATGACCGTGTCCAAAAATTTTATATGGATAGCTCGATTAACGAGGCAATTGCAGTTGCTTATAATGCCGCTCACCAAAAAGTAACGCGACGCTATCTAGGAATTTATGTATTGCAAGTTCAGCCTAATTCTAAATTTAAACATGATATTCATGTTGGGGACACAATTACAAAAGTAGATGGTCATCACTTTAATACCGCTCAAGGCTTTCAAAAATATATTGGTGCTAAAAAAGTTGGCACTCCGTTAGTGGTTACTTATACTCGAGATGGGAAAACTAAAACTGTCACCCATCCGCTTGTTAAAATTACCAATACTAATAAGCCAGGAATTGGGATCATTCTTACTAACAATATGCAAGTTAAGACTAAGGTTCCAGTAAAGGTTGATGCTGGTCAATATGGCGGGCCATCTGGTGGCTTAATGTTCAGTTTGCAAATATATCAACAAATTAGTGGAAAAGATTTGCAACGGGGACGTAAAATCGCTGGAACTGGAACAATAAATTCAGACGGGACCGTTGGAGAAATTGGTGGAATTGACAAGAAAGTAATCGCTGCGCACCGTGCGGGAGCCACTATTTTCTTTGCCCCTTATATAAAACCAACGAAAGAGATTCTTAAGTATGAAGAAGGTCATCTGACTAATTATCAAATGGCTAAAAAAGCAGCTAAGAAATATGCACCAGGAATGAAGGTTGTCCCTGTCACTTCCTTTGACGAAGCAGTGAAATATTTACAAACGCATAAGTAAATGAAAGTTGCAGTTTTTCCTGGATCATTTGACCCATTAACACTTGGACATTTAGATTTAATTAAGCGAGGAAGTGCGTTGTTTGATCAATTGGCAGTGGCGGTAATGACTAATGAAAGTAAAAACCCGCTGTTTACTGTTGAAGAACGAGTAGCGCAAATTAAAGAGGCTGTTAGTGGGCTAGATAATGTTTCGGTTATTACAACGGAAGGCTTAACTGTTGATCTAATGAACCGCATTGGTGCAGATTACTTAATGCGTGGTTTGCGTAATACTACTGATTTTCAATATGAACGTGATATTGCGGCGATGAATAACTTTTTAGATGATCAGTGTGAGACCGTCTTTTTCCTTGCTAAGCCTGAATATCAGCACTTATCTAGTAGTTTGCTGAAAGAAGTAACATCGGCTGGGGGAGATATCTCAGCTTACCTTCCCGCTAATATTAATGAAGCACTAAAAAAGCGTTTAATGGAACGAGAAATGTTACGGGTTAAGAAAGACAATGAAAAAGCAAGATAAATGAGAATTGTTGCAGGAGACTTCGGGGGACGAAAGCTAAGTGCTGTTCCGGGAATGGCAACTCGTCCAACAACTGATAAAGTTAAAGAAGCATTATTTAATATAATCGGTCCTTACTTTAATGGCGGAACCAGTCTAGATTTGTTTGCCGGAAGCGGTGGATTAAGTATTGAAGCTGTATCGCGCGGAATCAGTCAGGCAGTCTTAGTTGATCGTCAATATCAAGCAATCAAAACAATTAAGAAGAATATTGACGTTACAAAACATGTTGAACAATTTAAAGTTTATAAAATGGACGCTCACAAAGCGTTGAATTTGTTTGCAAAAGACAAATTGAAATTTAACCTGGTCTTTTTAGATCCGCCCTATGCTAAACAGCAAATTGTTAATGATATGGAGCAGATGGTTAAAAATAATTTGCTAGCTAAAGATGCAATAATTGTGGCAGAAACAGATCAGAATGCGAAATTGCCGACAGATTTAGCTGAGTTTAACTTTATTCGTCGTCAAGAATATGGAATTACGGTTTTAACAATTTATCAATATAAAGGAGAATCAAAATAAATGTTTAAATTAATTCCACGGCGTTCCCTAATAATTTACATTAACAATAATCGTGTGATTCGAGCTCTTCGTCATTATGGTCAGATTGATTATATTTCCCGACGAATGCATTATGTGGTAATGTATGTAGACCAAAGTGATGTCGAAAAAATAAAAGAGAAGATAAGTCGATTACGCGCAGTGAAAAAGGTTGAATTATCAGCTCGGCCAGATTTAGACCCGACGTTAGCTGATCTTGAATTAACAGGGGTCTATCAATTACATGATGAGGATGATAAAAAATGAGTGAAGAAAAAGAAATTAAGATTCCGTAAGATTCGTTCTGTATGGAATAACGTCCGCTACCTTGATTATTATATTTTAGTTCCTTACCTTGCTTTATGTTTAGTAGGAATTGTAATGGTCTATTCAGCTAGTGCTTCCATTGAAATGCAAAATGGTGGAACCCCATTAGGATATTTAGTAAAACAAACAATCTATGTTGTAATGGGAGTTGCGGTAATGGCATTTATGGCAAATTATCCTTTGCGGCATTATCGAACGCCAAGGTTTTTACGAGATTCAACATTGGTAGTTGGTGCTTTACTTGTCATTGTTTTGGTTTTTAGTCGGGCTGTTAACGGAGCTAAAGGTTGGATATCCTTGGGCTTCTTTAATATTCAACCGGTGGAAATTTGTAAGCTATATTTTATCTTATATTTAGCTGATCGAATGGCTAAAATTAGGCAACGTGGACAACATTTTACCACTGATGCTAAAGGTCCTTGGCTCATAATTGCAGTTTTTCTCGGGTTGATTATGATTCAACCAGATATTGGAGGAATGGCGATTAACGGAGCGATTATTGCAATCATGCTTTTAGCGGCGGATTATAAATGGGGCGTTGGTTTGGAAATAATTCTTGTCTTACCAGCGCTTGGCTACCTTGGATTGGAACGACTAGTTGAAAGTGGTTTGCTTCAAGGCGGTGGATACCAAGTTGCGCGTTTTGTTGCCTTTCTAAATCCCTTTGGAAATGCTAGTGGTTCAGGAAATCAATTAGTTAATTCCTATTATGCAATCAGCAATGGTGGTGTATTTGGGGTTGGACTTGGAAATAGTATTCAAAAAATGGGATATTTGCCAGAGCCCAATACCGACTTTATTATGTCAATTACTAGTGAAGAATTGGGTCTAGTCGGGGTAACGGCAATTTTAGTTACTTTACTCTTTTTGATCTGTCGTATTATTCAAGTTGGGGTGCGGGCAGATAGTTTGTATCAAACGCTCATCTGTTATGGCTCAGCAACATTCTTTACGATTGAAACACTCTTTAATATTGGTGGAGTTCTAGGACTCTTGCCGATTACGGGGGTTACCTTCCCATTTATTAGTTACGGGGGATCAAGTATGTTGATTCTTTCTGCAACGGTAGGCATTATAATGAATATTAGTATGCAGCAAAATCGGGATCGCTTGGTTATGGGGAAACCATTTATTCCTGAAACAGGAGGCGTAAAGAATGTTTAATTGAAAACTCGTGACGACATTCGTAACATTGCGATTATTGCCCACGTTGACCACGGTAAGACTACCTTAGTTAACGAAATGTTGAAGCAATCAGATACTTTACCAGAACACTTCTCAATTGAAGATCGTGCGATGGATACTAACGCTATTGAGCGTGAACGTGGTATTACTATTCTTTCAAAAAATACTGCTGTTAAATATGATAATCACCAAATTAACATCTTGGATACACCAGGACACGCGGACTTCGGTGGTGAAGTTGAACGTGTTATGAAGATGGTTGATGGTGTATTACTTGTTGTGGATGCTTTCGAAGGGACAATGCCTCAGACACGGTTCGTCCTTAAGAAGGCCCTTGAACAACACTTAACACCAATTGTTGTGATTAACAAGGTTGACCGTAAAGGTGCTCGTCCTGAAGAAGTTGTGGATGAAGTTCTTGACCTCTTTATCGAATTAGGTGCAGATGAAGATCAACTCGACTTCCCAGTTGTTTACACTTCAGCAATGAACGGTACTTCAAGTTATGATTCAGATGTTTCTACTCAAGAACACACCATGAAGCCATTGTTTGATACTATTATCAAGACAATCCCTGCTCCAGTAGACAATTCTGATGAACCACTTCAATTCCAAGTTGCTATCTTAGATTACAATGACTTCGTTGGTCGAATCGGTATCGGTCGTGTCTTCCGTGGTAAGATTAAGGTCGGCGATAATGTTACCTTAATGAAACTTGATGGCTCAAAGAAGAATTTCCGGGTTACTAAGCTTTTTGGTTTCTTCGGTTTGAAGCGGTTGGAAATTAATGAAGCTGAAGCTGGTGATTTGATTGCGGTTTCTGGGATGGAAGACATCAATGTTGGTGAAACTGTAGCTGATGCAGAACATCCCGAAGCAATTACTCCATTACGGATTGATCCACCTACATTACAAATGACTTTCCGGACTAACGATTCTCCATTCGCTGGTCGTGAAGGTAAATTTGTTACTGCCCGTCAGCTTGAAGATCGTTTGAAGCGTGAAATGCAAACTGATGTGTCCTTAAAGGTTGAAGATACTGATGATCCAGGTGCATGGACTGTTTCTGGTCGTGGGGAATTACACCTTTCTATCTTGATCGAAACATTACGTCGTGAAGGATATGAGTTATCTGTATCACGTCCACAAGTTATTTACCGTGAAATTGATGGAGTAATGAGTGAACCATTTGAAGAAGTTCAAATCGATACTCCAGATGAATATACTGGTGCAGTTATTGATAGCCTTTCTAAACGTAAAGGTGAAATGAAGAACATGGAACCAGGCGAAAATGGTCAAACTCGTCTTATCTTCTTAGCACCATCACGTGGCTTGATTGGATACTCAACTGAATTTATGACTATGACCCGTGGTTACGGAATCATGAGCCATACCTTTGAAAAATACGCACCAGTTATCAAGAACTGGAACCCTGGTCGTCAAAAGGGTACTCTTGTGTCCATGAATGCTGGTAAGGCTACTACTTACGCAATGATGGGTATCGAAAGTCGTGGTCAATTATTAATTGATCCAGGTACGGAAGTTTACGAAGGTATGATCGTTGGTGAAAACAGTCGTGAAAATGATATTACTGTTAACATCACCAAGGGTAAGAACTTAACGAACGTTCGTGCTGCTGGTTCTGATGAAATGGCTCACATTAAGACCCCTACTCACTTCTCCCTTGAAGAATCACTCGAATTCTTAAATGAAGATGAATACTGTGAAGTAACTCCAGAAAATATCCGTTTACGGAAGAAGACCCTTAACACAAATGCCCGTGAAAAGGAAGCTAAGCGTCGTCGTGCTGCTTCACGGAAGTAAATGATTAGTATTGAAGAGTTAGATCAAAAAGCACAACAAATAATTCGTCAAGCAGGTCAAAATGCATACCAGAAAATGGAAAATGATTACCAGATTGATACAAAGACGAATTATACTGACCTTGTAACGACAATTGACCGGGAAAATGAACAATTAATAAATGATCAACTACGAAAAATTGATCCTGATAGTCAAATTTTAAGTGAAGAAGGATTTGGCGACAAACAAATAAGCAATATGCAAGGACATGTTTGGATTGTTGATCCGATTGATGGAACAATGAATTTTGTTAAGCAGCATAATAATTTTGCTGTTATGTTAGCATTGTATGTTGACGGTCAACCGATGCTTGGCTATATTTTAGATGTAATTAATAATCGTCTTTACCATGGTCGAAAGGGTGCTGGTGTTTATGTTAACAACCAAAAAATTGGCCAGCCAGCTGACTTAGGCTTGCGAGAGAGTTTGTTAGCGATGAATCGGACATTAACTTTAAGTGGTGATTCAGCATTAAAGAAAATCGCTCAAGACGCAATAGGCTTACGGATGTATGGAAGTGCGGGCATTGAGGTGATTGGTGTGATCACAGGTCAATTAGGTGGATATATCTCTAATTTGAAGCCATGGGACCTTGCTGCTGGGCGAATGTTAGCAGAAGAATTAGACTTAGTTGTGAAATCAATTGACGGTAGTTCTATTAATGTGTTATCATCTAATCTTGTATTAGTAGCAACGAGGCAGGTTAGTCGAGATATTCGACAGATCATCAATTAGATGAATTCACATAACTATAGTTATCCCCTTGATCTATCATGGACAACTAAAGAGATGGAAACGGTAATTGCCATGTTTAGGGCGGTTGAAGATGCTTATGAAGTTGCGATTGATAGAGATAAAATTTTAGATTGTTATCGTGCCTTTAAGCAAGTCGTTCCCTCAAAGGCTGAAGAGAAACAATTGGGTCGCGAATTTGAAAAGAATTCGGGTTATGTTCTCTACCGTGTTGTCAAAGCAGCACAAGAGTCAACAGATAAGCGAATTAAGATGGTTAGGCAAAAAAATGATTAGATGGCTGATGTTGAACAAAAGGATACAGTAATTGTTGGTGGAGGTCCTGGTGGTTATGTAGCCGCTATTCGAGCTTCAGA
The genomic region above belongs to Limosilactobacillus reuteri and contains:
- a CDS encoding UPF0223 family protein, with the protein product MNSHNYSYPLDLSWTTKEMETVIAMFRAVEDAYEVAIDRDKILDCYRAFKQVVPSKAEEKQLGREFEKNSGYVLYRVVKAAQESTDKRIKMVRQKND
- a CDS encoding YlbG family protein, yielding MFKLIPRRSLIIYINNNRVIRALRHYGQIDYISRRMHYVVMYVDQSDVEKIKEKISRLRAVKKVELSARPDLDPTLADLELTGVYQLHDEDDKK
- the typA gene encoding translational GTPase TypA, producing MKTRDDIRNIAIIAHVDHGKTTLVNEMLKQSDTLPEHFSIEDRAMDTNAIERERGITILSKNTAVKYDNHQINILDTPGHADFGGEVERVMKMVDGVLLVVDAFEGTMPQTRFVLKKALEQHLTPIVVINKVDRKGARPEEVVDEVLDLFIELGADEDQLDFPVVYTSAMNGTSSYDSDVSTQEHTMKPLFDTIIKTIPAPVDNSDEPLQFQVAILDYNDFVGRIGIGRVFRGKIKVGDNVTLMKLDGSKKNFRVTKLFGFFGLKRLEINEAEAGDLIAVSGMEDINVGETVADAEHPEAITPLRIDPPTLQMTFRTNDSPFAGREGKFVTARQLEDRLKREMQTDVSLKVEDTDDPGAWTVSGRGELHLSILIETLRREGYELSVSRPQVIYREIDGVMSEPFEEVQIDTPDEYTGAVIDSLSKRKGEMKNMEPGENGQTRLIFLAPSRGLIGYSTEFMTMTRGYGIMSHTFEKYAPVIKNWNPGRQKGTLVSMNAGKATTYAMMGIESRGQLLIDPGTEVYEGMIVGENSRENDITVNITKGKNLTNVRAAGSDEMAHIKTPTHFSLEESLEFLNEDEYCEVTPENIRLRKKTLNTNAREKEAKRRRAASRK
- a CDS encoding inositol monophosphatase family protein produces the protein MISIEELDQKAQQIIRQAGQNAYQKMENDYQIDTKTNYTDLVTTIDRENEQLINDQLRKIDPDSQILSEEGFGDKQISNMQGHVWIVDPIDGTMNFVKQHNNFAVMLALYVDGQPMLGYILDVINNRLYHGRKGAGVYVNNQKIGQPADLGLRESLLAMNRTLTLSGDSALKKIAQDAIGLRMYGSAGIEVIGVITGQLGGYISNLKPWDLAAGRMLAEELDLVVKSIDGSSINVLSSNLVLVATRQVSRDIRQIIN
- a CDS encoding FtsW/RodA/SpoVE family cell cycle protein is translated as MKKKKLRFRKIRSVWNNVRYLDYYILVPYLALCLVGIVMVYSASASIEMQNGGTPLGYLVKQTIYVVMGVAVMAFMANYPLRHYRTPRFLRDSTLVVGALLVIVLVFSRAVNGAKGWISLGFFNIQPVEICKLYFILYLADRMAKIRQRGQHFTTDAKGPWLIIAVFLGLIMIQPDIGGMAINGAIIAIMLLAADYKWGVGLEIILVLPALGYLGLERLVESGLLQGGGYQVARFVAFLNPFGNASGSGNQLVNSYYAISNGGVFGVGLGNSIQKMGYLPEPNTDFIMSITSEELGLVGVTAILVTLLFLICRIIQVGVRADSLYQTLICYGSATFFTIETLFNIGGVLGLLPITGVTFPFISYGGSSMLILSATVGIIMNISMQQNRDRLVMGKPFIPETGGVKNV